GGGCCGAGGAACCATCCGCGCGGCACTCCCACCGCAAGCTGAACATGCAAGTCGCTTAGCGCTATTCGCAACTCCTGAAAAAAACAGGTCAGGTATTCTCCTAAGAGGTCGCGCCATCGTTGTAAATCAAAATCTTCTGTTCGAATGTCGCTCCCATAGCGTCTTAAAAATTCGCTCTGAATGGGGTCATTAAACCCGTATTGATCCGCATGTTCTGCAGGCCTGGATTGTGAGCGCAGGCAGACGAACAATCCATCAAATTCCCCTTTTTGCAGAAGTCGAAGGTATCGCCGAATCATATGTTTGCGAACTTCAGCGTACGCCAAACATAACACTCCCCATTGCTTCTGATGCAATGAGCGATCAACCACCGTATATTGGGGATTCTTCCTGCTAAAATCGCTTTGCCAGCTCACATGTTGACAATGCATCCGATTGTGATAGCTAACCTCCCTTGTTTTTTTAGGTAGAAGTGGCCAGCCTTCATCAAACAAGGATACATATAAGTACACCTGCATGCCATGCTGGTGGGCGATTTCCGGTACGACCTTGAAATCATCCCAATCGACTTGCGATTTGGCAGCCGTATAAAAATGTTTGTAGCCCCGGCCCTGGTAAAATCGGCCATTTATTCGATCCCGAGTGCAGCGCCAGTGGATAATGTCAACATTTAACGCCTTTTGCCAGCATTTCATCCGCCGGGTTAGTGCTTCTACGGTTCTTAGCCGGCCATCGCCTTCTCCGAAAATTAGATGATCGCCCCATGAAACGCTGACGATATTGCGACGTTCAGCCGTTCGCATGCAAATCCTTTAACATAGAGAAACGAAACACTCTTCAAGAAAAGAATTCATCACGAAAGCACGAAAGTAAGGAAACACGAAACAAAAAATGTTTTCGTGCTTTAAGTGTTTCGTGTTTTCGTGAGTCATATTTGAATTCTCATCATTTAAATTATAAACGATTATTTAGGATCTAATTTCTAATTCTTCATTTGGCCAGCACTTGTTCAAATAGATCGCAAATCTCACGCACGGCGCCATGCCCGCCTAAATTTTTGGTCTGATAGTGTGCCATCGAGACCACATCCGCATGCGCATCTTTGACAACAATAGGCAGCCCCACATGTTTCAAGCACACTTGGTCATTAACATCATTGCCGACAAATGCGATCTCTTCCAATGAGATGCCGAGTTCGTGGGCAACGCTTTTTAGTTTCTGAAGTTTATCCTCACAATTTTGGTAACAGCGGATTTTCAGTTTCTGCGCCCGGGCCGACACCACCGGGTTGGCTTCGGTTGAAATAATAACCGTTTCGATACCCATTTTTTTTAATTTCTGCAAACCAATCCCATCACTGCGATTGCAGCGCACCGCCTCCGTGCCATCCTGCAAAACATATACCATGTTGTCGGTAAAGACGCCGTCAAAATCAAGTGCCACTAACCGAATCTGACGTATCGCTTCCTGTAAAACAGGATCAATGTCTTTATAATCAGTCATTTTTACAAACCGTTTACGATCGCCACCGTTTTGCAGGTCCAAGCACTAAACGATGGCCGTGGTGCCATCCAATTCTTGAATGTCGGTCGTCAACAAATCCGGTACCAACGCTGCTTTTCCGTCGATCAGGCGATACGCCCGTTCAGCTACGCCCAATATAGCCGGTTGGTGGGAAATGGCTAAGATGGTCAGTTGCCCTTTAAGCTTACGCAATGTTTCACAGATAATGGTTTCATTTTCCGGGTCAAGGGCGGTTGTCGCTTCATCTAGAATCAGCAACTTGGGTTTATGTACAAGTGCCCGGGCAATTGCAATGCGTTGCCGTTGCCCGCCTGATAGCTTGTGGCCGCGCTCACCAACTTGTGTAGCTATGCCTTTTGGAAGTTCTTGAACGAAATCCCAAGCCCCGGCAGCTTGCAAAGCGACTTTGGCATCTTGAAATTTGAATTCTTGTTCACCCAGCGTGACATTAACGAACACACTATCATGCAGCAACAGAGTTTCCTGGGGTACGTAACCGATCATCTTGCGCCAGTTTCTTAGATTGATTTCAGATAGAGGGATACCATCAATTAATATTTGGCCCTCTTGTGGCTGCAGCAATCCAGTTATCAGATCAACGACTGTTGTCTTACCGGCTCCAGAGGGTCCCACAATCGCTGTGAAGGAATTTGCTGGAATATCGAACTCGGCCTCTGCGAGTATCCAGCGTTCTGTGTAGGCGAAGTGAACTTGCTCCAGGCGAATAGAATGATTCAGAGAGGGTCGTCGTTTACCGGAGGTCGTTTCTTTCTCTGCTAAAGCACTTTTGAGTTTAGTCTCATAAGACCAATAGGCCGCTTCGGAGGCAACCACCTGCTGATACAGACTTTGGACCTTCTGAATTCTTTTCATCAACTTGGAAAACATATAAACTAAAACCAAAACGCTTGCTAAAGGCATTTTCCAGACAACTAGAACTGCATAAAGACCTACAGCCGTCAATGCCACCGTTGAAGGTTCTTGAAAGGCCGACAGCGCAACCTTGTTCAATACCTGCTTTTTGATGGTCCTTTTTAACTTTTCGGTTTTCTTTTCCAATGCAGCACGGGCCAGATGCTCGCGGGCCATGGTTTTCAGTGGTTTGATCATGATCAAGCTATCGGCCAAGTATTTCATTAATGATTGAGATATAGCGACCATACGCTGGCCTGCACGTTTTGACCTCCCAATGAAAGGTCGCACAATCAACGAGATTAAGATGCCCGCTATTATAGCCACCACAGTTGCCTTCCATGAAACCAGAGATACAATTACTCCGTAAACCACCGCTTGCAGGGCCACCGCCATCATTGTAACGCCGTTTAGATAGGCTCTTGCAGCTGATGCAGTCTCGCCTCTAATAGAATGGAGAATACTTCCGACCGGTTGGCGTATAAAAAATTCCCAGCGGGAGCCGAAAAGTGCTTGGAGCAATTCTAAGCGCAAATCGGTGCCGACTTGTGCGACCATAAAACCAACCCGCCTGTTCATAATCAGAGTAAAAAGTGCTTTTAGGGTCATGCAAACGACAAATATAATGAGCAGAATGCCAATTGTCGGCGTGATGTCGATCGTTTCAAATATATTGTAAACAATTTGACTAAGCTTTGAGCCAGCGCCACTAGCAATTTCGCCGCCCGTACCCGCGTTCACATCAGCAGCAATACTGAGCAACGGCAACAACATCGAAATGCCGACGCCTTCACTTAAACCGGCAAGAATTATGGCACCCAGTGTGATGGCACTTTGTATGGGATAGGCACGTAAAAATATGATTAATAAACGCATTCAAAAAGGTTCCTATTTGCTGTATCTGGGATTATCTCGCAATTTCGCCTGTTGTCTTAACCGTCAGCTTTCCGCCATCACCAGAACAATAATCGACAGACATGATGTTTAATACCGCTAATTGGGGTTATCGGCCGCTTTCAATTTTTGGTCCGTGCCCGACGCATTCTCCGCTAAATTCAGATTCGATGATGAATCCTCTTTGATAACCGGCACAGCTGAGCCATTTTGCATCTGATAAGCACGATCAGACACCTCTAATACTGCTGGCTGGTGTGAAATCGCCAGGATCGTTAAGCGGCCACGCAGCTCGCGCAGGGTATTGCAGATGGCCATCTCGTTTTCCGGATCCAAGGCGGTCGTAGCTTCGTCCAGAATCAACAATTTGGGTTGGTGAACCAGAGCCCGGGCAATGGCGATGCGCTGTCGCTGTCCCCCGGATATCTTACCGCCGCGTTCGCCGACAGTGCTGTTTATTCCTTGTGGCATTTTTTGTACGAAATCCCAAGCACCAGCAGCTTGCAGGGCCTGGATGGCATCTTCTGTCGACAGTTCCGGATCACCCAGGGTGACGTTGTTCAGCACGCTATCGTGCAGCAACCAGGTCTCTTGCGGAACGTAGCCGATCATGTGTCGCCATTTTCGCACATCGATCTGATCCAGCGGAAGATCATCAATCAAGATTTCACCCTGCTGGGGTCTCATCAGGCCAATGACGAGATCCGCAACTGTGGTTTTGCCCGAGCCCGATGGGCCCACAATGGCCGTCATCAATCCGGCCGGAAAATCGAATGACGCATTTCGCAACACCTGTCTACTTTCATAGGCAAACGAAATCTGACTTAGCTGAATCCCTTTATCCAAAACAGGCAATTGCGTGCCGAATTCAACTTCCCGATCTGCCAAAGCCTCATT
The Desulfobacterales bacterium DNA segment above includes these coding regions:
- a CDS encoding HAD hydrolase family protein, producing MTDYKDIDPVLQEAIRQIRLVALDFDGVFTDNMVYVLQDGTEAVRCNRSDGIGLQKLKKMGIETVIISTEANPVVSARAQKLKIRCYQNCEDKLQKLKSVAHELGISLEEIAFVGNDVNDQVCLKHVGLPIVVKDAHADVVSMAHYQTKNLGGHGAVREICDLFEQVLAK
- a CDS encoding ATP-binding cassette domain-containing protein, with amino-acid sequence MRLLIIFLRAYPIQSAITLGAIILAGLSEGVGISMLLPLLSIAADVNAGTGGEIASGAGSKLSQIVYNIFETIDITPTIGILLIIFVVCMTLKALFTLIMNRRVGFMVAQVGTDLRLELLQALFGSRWEFFIRQPVGSILHSIRGETASAARAYLNGVTMMAVALQAVVYGVIVSLVSWKATVVAIIAGILISLIVRPFIGRSKRAGQRMVAISQSLMKYLADSLIMIKPLKTMAREHLARAALEKKTEKLKRTIKKQVLNKVALSAFQEPSTVALTAVGLYAVLVVWKMPLASVLVLVYMFSKLMKRIQKVQSLYQQVVASEAAYWSYETKLKSALAEKETTSGKRRPSLNHSIRLEQVHFAYTERWILAEAEFDIPANSFTAIVGPSGAGKTTVVDLITGLLQPQEGQILIDGIPLSEINLRNWRKMIGYVPQETLLLHDSVFVNVTLGEQEFKFQDAKVALQAAGAWDFVQELPKGIATQVGERGHKLSGGQRQRIAIARALVHKPKLLILDEATTALDPENETIICETLRKLKGQLTILAISHQPAILGVAERAYRLIDGKAALVPDLLTTDIQELDGTTAIV